One window of Perca flavescens isolate YP-PL-M2 chromosome 6, PFLA_1.0, whole genome shotgun sequence genomic DNA carries:
- the gpatch4 gene encoding G patch domain-containing protein 4 produces MADAVPEKSRALKFAEQQLLRHGWEHGKGLGRSENGISEAIKVKVKCGKGGVGHKEGEQFTFHWWDHVFNKASSGLHVESDQNGIQLKKTMEQDEEDGMISNKKPRKATLAKAKLYGCFVKSATLLSGQEQPEPKSSSSDDSSSSEEEDQKLDLSSTTKLSDADLMKACGGRTAHKGARHGLTMSAKLARLEQQEAEFMAKYGKKSQPASAPTVGVTPASTPSQSTDHRAERQEETVEDSERKKKRSTKSVQELNGEKGFESPGSDVKPKKKKKEKKASEDTEEITNAVSTEGVLICVENSEADHSHKTKRKHKKKKNNAEQNKEERTPSPAAEESTSPEETAELHTDTKVKKKKKKSSKHNGEPAEEEESHETSQSELVQDCVPKTKKKKAAVTLEEADVPEEEATVKQKRKKCKKDKSSVEDDTNEEALPPKKKKKKKSKE; encoded by the exons ATGGCAGACGCTGTACCAGAGAAAAGTCGTGCCTTGAAGTTTGCAGAGCAGCAACTCCTGCGTCATGGCTGGGAACACG GTAAAGGACTGGGGCGAAGTGAGAACGGAATATCAGAAGCTATCAAGGTCAAAGTGAAATGTGGCAAAGGAGGG GTTGGTCATAAGGAAGGGGAGCAGTTCACCTTTCACTGGTGGGATCATGTTTTCAATAAGGCATCTTCAGGTCTGCACGTGGAATCCGATCAG AACGGTATTCAGTTGAAGAAGACGATGGAGCAAGATGAAGAGGATGGAATGATCTCCAATAAAAAGCCACGGAAAGCCACTCTGGCTAAAGCCAAACTTTATGGATGCTTTGTCAAG TCAGCCACACTGCTGTCTGGTCAGGAGCAGCCAGAGCCAAAGTCCTCAAGCTCAGACGACAGCAGTAGCTCAGAGGAGGAGGACCAGAAATTGGATCTCTCCAGCACCACAAA GCTTTCTGATGCTGATCTAATGAAGGCTTGTGGAGGACGCACAGCGCACAA AGGAGCCAGGCACGGGTTGACCATGAGCGCCAAGTTAGCCAGGCTAGAGCAGCAGGAGGCTGAGTTCATGGCTAAGTATGGCAAAAAAAGCCAACCAGCAAGTGCTCCAACAGTTGGTGTTACACCGGCTTCGACGCCCTCCCAGTCAACTGACCACAGAGCTGAGAGGCAGGAGGAGACGGTCGAGGACTctgagaggaaaaagaagagaTCTACTAAGAGCGTTCAAGAGCTAAATGGTGAGAAAGGTTTTGAAAGCCCTGGATCAGATGTTAAacccaaaaagaagaagaaggaaaagaaagccAGTGAGGACACTGAGGAAATAACTAATGCCGTTTCCACTGAGGGGGTTTTGATCTGTGTAGAAAACAGTGAGGCAGACCATTCTCATAAAACAAAGAGGAAacataagaagaagaaaaacaacgcAGAGCAGAACAAAGAAGAACGAACACCTTCGCCTGCAGCAGAAGAGAGCACGAGTCCGGAGGAGACTGCTGAGCTGCACACTGAcacaaaagtgaagaaaaagaagaagaaatcctCCAAACACAACGGTGAACCtgctgaggaagaggagagtcATGAAACCAGCCAATCGGAGCTGGTCCAGGACTGCGTTCCAaaaaccaaaaagaaaaaagctgcaGTTACATTGGAGGAAGCAGACGTTCCAGAGGAGGAAGCAACTGTAAAGCAGAAAAGGAAAAAGTGTAAAAAGGACAAATCATCTGTAGAAGATGATACAAACGAGGAGGCACTTCctccaaagaagaagaaaaagaagaagtccaaagagtag